A genomic window from Slackia heliotrinireducens DSM 20476 includes:
- a CDS encoding pyridoxal phosphate-dependent aminotransferase: MASPFLNSRYADITPYVPGEQPKDRAYVKLNSNETSVAPSPAVRAALDDALVRGLGRYADPHCMPLRAAVAEHFGVDAANVFVGNGSDEVLGFIFLAFFGGDAKVCFPDVTYGFYRDYCGTFGVDYREVPLREDFSLDVEAFVQAEEHVVIVNPNAPTGLAISVADIARIAEAHPDRLLVVDEAYVDYGCETCVPLVATHPNLIVVQTMSKSRNLAGAHIGYAIASSEIVSDLNDVKFSFNPFNMSDPTMVIGIAAMKDVDYLRECTSRVIDERQRTTAELERRGFTVLPSLTNFVFATHPTLRAADWNDGLRQRGVLCRYYAQPRIDNWLRITIGTTDEMDVFLAATDEVLATLA, translated from the coding sequence GTGGCCAGCCCGTTTCTGAACAGCCGTTATGCCGACATTACTCCGTATGTGCCCGGCGAGCAGCCCAAAGATCGCGCGTATGTGAAGCTCAACTCCAACGAGACGAGCGTGGCGCCGTCGCCTGCGGTTCGCGCCGCCTTGGACGACGCCTTGGTGCGCGGGCTCGGTCGTTACGCCGACCCCCATTGCATGCCGCTGCGCGCGGCGGTTGCGGAGCATTTCGGCGTCGATGCAGCGAATGTGTTCGTGGGCAACGGTTCCGACGAGGTGCTCGGGTTTATCTTCTTGGCGTTCTTCGGCGGCGACGCGAAGGTGTGTTTTCCCGACGTGACCTACGGTTTCTATCGCGATTACTGTGGCACGTTCGGGGTGGATTACCGCGAGGTGCCTCTGCGCGAGGATTTTTCGCTGGACGTCGAGGCGTTTGTCCAGGCTGAAGAGCATGTGGTCATCGTGAATCCCAATGCCCCGACAGGCCTCGCCATTTCGGTGGCCGACATCGCGCGCATCGCCGAGGCGCACCCCGACCGCCTGCTGGTGGTGGACGAGGCCTACGTGGACTACGGTTGCGAGACCTGCGTGCCACTGGTGGCAACCCATCCGAATCTGATTGTGGTGCAGACTATGTCGAAGTCCCGTAATCTGGCCGGCGCGCACATTGGGTACGCCATCGCAAGCTCCGAAATCGTGAGCGACCTGAACGATGTCAAGTTCAGCTTCAATCCTTTCAACATGAGCGATCCCACCATGGTCATCGGTATTGCCGCCATGAAAGACGTCGATTACCTGCGGGAATGCACGAGCCGTGTCATCGACGAGCGCCAGCGAACCACAGCTGAGCTGGAGCGGCGAGGGTTCACTGTGCTACCTTCGCTCACGAACTTCGTTTTCGCGACGCATCCGACGCTGCGCGCTGCAGACTGGAATGACGGCTTGCGGCAACGCGGTGTGCTGTGCCGCTACTATGCGCAGCCGCGGATCGACAACTGGCTGCGCATAACCATCGGTACGACCGATGAGATGGATGTATTTCTCGCCGCCACCGACGAGGTGCTCGCGACGCTTGCGTAA
- a CDS encoding PPC domain-containing DNA-binding protein encodes MQYRREGDRILIRVDKDEEIVQTILDVCRKEAVRGGVFVGIGGCDWANVGSYVPEKGTFKDHEVAGVLEMVSLNGNVTEEDGELAVHAHVAFSSFEGDACTTVAGHLLSAHVCFTAEILLTVTGPIGKVLDPRAGIMVWDL; translated from the coding sequence ATGCAATACAGAAGAGAAGGCGACCGCATTCTGATCAGGGTCGACAAAGACGAGGAAATCGTCCAGACGATTCTGGACGTGTGCCGAAAAGAAGCAGTACGCGGAGGTGTCTTCGTCGGCATCGGCGGATGCGACTGGGCCAACGTGGGGTCGTACGTTCCGGAAAAGGGCACGTTCAAGGACCACGAAGTGGCGGGCGTGCTGGAAATGGTCTCCCTGAACGGCAATGTGACCGAAGAGGACGGGGAGCTGGCCGTCCACGCCCATGTGGCGTTCTCGTCGTTTGAAGGCGATGCGTGCACGACGGTCGCGGGGCATCTGCTGAGCGCGCACGTCTGCTTTACGGCCGAAATCCTCCTGACCGTGACCGGGCCGATCGGAAAGGTGCTCGACCCCCGTGCGGGCATCATGGTGTGGGATCTGTAG
- a CDS encoding CCA tRNA nucleotidyltransferase, translating into MQYDNAEMARKIAEQVDRHGGRTFYVGGMVRDRLLGRENKDIDIEVHGIPADELGRILSELGEVTAMGASFGIFGLKHYDVDIAMPRKENATGRGHKDFEVFTDPFLGPEKAAMRRDFTMNALMEDVLTGEVLDFFGGQEDMRRGVIRHVNDRTFAEDPLRVLRAAQFAARFGFRVADETVALSSRMDLSALSSERIVGEMDKAMLKAAKPSIFFNEMRAMDQLDVWFPELKALIGVEQEPAFHPEGDVWNHTMRVVDLAAGLRGQASNPRYFMYASLVHDLGKIVTTQVIDGRIRAFGHEYEGVPIAKTFLGRLTNESGLIRYATNMMTLHMRPNMLAAQHAGRKPYMKLFDESVSPEDLLLLSEADFCGRDVDSSTYTYGAILQENLAFYRDAMAKPFVQGRDLIDAGFEPGPDFGEALELGHKLRISLVSKEHALPQVLAFLRRSRGIRND; encoded by the coding sequence ATGCAGTACGACAACGCCGAAATGGCACGCAAGATTGCGGAGCAGGTCGACCGGCATGGCGGTCGGACGTTCTACGTCGGCGGCATGGTGCGCGACCGCCTGCTGGGCCGCGAGAACAAGGACATCGACATCGAGGTGCACGGCATACCCGCCGATGAGCTGGGCCGTATACTGTCCGAGCTGGGCGAAGTGACCGCGATGGGCGCAAGTTTCGGAATCTTCGGACTGAAGCATTACGATGTGGACATCGCCATGCCTCGCAAGGAGAATGCGACGGGGCGCGGGCACAAGGACTTCGAGGTGTTCACCGATCCGTTCCTCGGGCCCGAAAAGGCGGCCATGCGTCGCGACTTCACGATGAATGCCCTGATGGAAGACGTGCTGACCGGCGAGGTGCTGGATTTCTTCGGTGGGCAGGAAGACATGCGGCGCGGCGTCATCCGCCACGTGAACGACCGCACCTTCGCGGAGGATCCGCTGCGCGTGCTGCGGGCGGCCCAGTTCGCGGCGCGGTTCGGCTTCCGCGTGGCGGACGAAACCGTGGCCCTGTCCAGCCGGATGGACCTGTCGGCGCTGTCCAGCGAGCGCATCGTCGGCGAGATGGACAAGGCCATGCTGAAGGCGGCCAAGCCGTCCATCTTCTTTAACGAGATGCGCGCCATGGACCAGCTGGATGTGTGGTTTCCCGAACTGAAGGCCCTCATCGGCGTCGAGCAGGAGCCGGCGTTCCATCCCGAAGGCGACGTGTGGAACCATACGATGCGGGTGGTCGATCTGGCTGCGGGGTTGCGCGGCCAGGCGTCGAACCCGAGGTATTTCATGTATGCGTCTTTGGTGCATGACCTGGGGAAAATCGTGACAACCCAGGTGATTGACGGGCGCATCCGCGCGTTCGGGCACGAATACGAAGGCGTCCCCATCGCCAAGACGTTCCTCGGCCGGCTGACGAACGAATCGGGACTGATTCGGTACGCGACCAACATGATGACGCTGCACATGCGGCCCAACATGCTGGCGGCGCAGCACGCAGGCCGAAAGCCGTACATGAAGCTGTTCGACGAGTCGGTATCGCCCGAAGACCTGTTGCTGCTGTCCGAGGCGGATTTCTGCGGCAGAGACGTCGATTCCAGCACGTATACGTACGGTGCGATTCTCCAGGAGAACCTGGCGTTTTACCGAGATGCGATGGCGAAGCCCTTCGTGCAGGGCCGCGACTTGATCGATGCGGGTTTCGAGCCCGGGCCGGATTTCGGCGAGGCGCTCGAACTAGGCCATAAGCTGCGGATATCGCTGGTGTCGAAGGAGCATGCGTTGCCGCAGGTGCTGGCGTTCCTGCGCAGGTCGCGGGGCATTCGAAACGACTGA
- a CDS encoding CPBP family intramembrane glutamic endopeptidase: protein MTILKFTVFFIGWAVMAALVPVPDVGDAALWRLCAEAEPLGVLIVFTLAFWLMERRRVKLHLIGEASRATLVGVLGGVIWTGIVVNMLFALDAISIDTADGASPLVVWAAALLLNTVMQELLIRGYLYRMLDASYNKAAAVLVTTALFTFLHGGAIEAGPLAVANVVAMSLLMCAVLEWTGSLIAPICMHFIWNFVCGLVLGGISLADDYPSIFVMAATGNPLLSGGSYLIEASVVTLATSLVMALVFAILTFVRVRKGN, encoded by the coding sequence ATGACAATTCTGAAGTTCACGGTGTTCTTCATCGGCTGGGCCGTGATGGCGGCCTTGGTGCCTGTGCCCGATGTCGGCGACGCCGCGCTGTGGCGCCTGTGCGCCGAAGCCGAACCCTTGGGCGTCCTAATCGTGTTCACGCTGGCGTTTTGGCTGATGGAGCGTCGGCGCGTGAAGCTGCACCTGATAGGCGAGGCGTCTCGGGCGACGCTCGTGGGCGTGCTCGGCGGCGTGATTTGGACGGGCATCGTCGTGAACATGCTGTTCGCGTTGGACGCCATATCCATCGATACGGCCGACGGGGCGTCTCCGCTGGTCGTTTGGGCGGCGGCGCTGCTGCTCAACACCGTAATGCAGGAGCTGCTGATTCGCGGATACCTTTACCGCATGCTGGACGCTTCATACAACAAAGCAGCGGCCGTGCTGGTCACCACGGCGCTGTTCACGTTCCTGCACGGCGGCGCCATCGAAGCGGGGCCGCTGGCGGTGGCCAACGTGGTGGCCATGAGTTTGCTTATGTGCGCGGTGCTCGAATGGACTGGGTCGCTCATCGCGCCCATCTGCATGCATTTCATCTGGAACTTCGTGTGCGGTCTGGTGCTGGGCGGCATTTCTCTGGCCGACGACTACCCGAGCATATTCGTTATGGCCGCAACGGGCAACCCGCTGCTGTCCGGAGGTTCGTACCTGATTGAAGCCAGTGTGGTGACGCTGGCAACGAGCCTGGTCATGGCCTTGGTGTTCGCCATTCTGACTTTCGTGCGCGTTCGGAAGGGGAATTAG
- a CDS encoding DMT family transporter — translation MSNGAEHTQAAGAIEKVAPLFVLLAATLWGTMGIFVHGLDEAGLQTMDKVFLRSLVAVAMIAAYMLAFDRSAFKVRPRDLWCFFGTGICSMVFFNFCYFQTIMHVSMSLAAVLLYTAPAFVLVMSHFLFSESLTGRKILVLAIVFVGCVLATGALGGDLSVAPQWVLVGLGAGFGYALYSIFGRFALDKGYSSATITLYTFVFATAGSALGAHPVQDVALVASDGGLFLLILALGLVNTVLPYILYNNGLKHMDTGKAAILATIEPVAATLFGIAFFGEVPSLAGVIGMAMVIGGIVLQSLSEGRDGEAINR, via the coding sequence GTGTCAAACGGGGCTGAGCACACGCAGGCTGCAGGCGCGATTGAGAAGGTGGCTCCGCTGTTCGTCTTGTTGGCAGCCACGTTGTGGGGCACTATGGGCATCTTCGTGCACGGTCTGGACGAGGCGGGCCTGCAAACCATGGACAAGGTTTTCCTGCGGTCGCTTGTGGCAGTCGCCATGATTGCGGCGTACATGCTCGCCTTCGACCGTTCGGCGTTCAAGGTCCGGCCGCGCGACCTGTGGTGCTTCTTCGGGACGGGCATCTGCAGCATGGTGTTCTTCAACTTCTGCTATTTTCAGACCATCATGCACGTGTCCATGTCGTTGGCAGCGGTGCTGCTGTATACCGCGCCGGCGTTTGTGCTGGTCATGTCCCATTTCTTGTTTAGCGAAAGCCTTACGGGGCGAAAGATTCTGGTGCTGGCCATCGTGTTCGTCGGGTGCGTGCTGGCAACAGGCGCGCTGGGTGGCGACCTGTCGGTGGCGCCGCAATGGGTTCTGGTCGGCCTAGGCGCGGGCTTCGGGTATGCACTCTATTCGATTTTCGGCCGGTTCGCTCTGGACAAAGGCTACAGTTCGGCGACCATCACCCTGTACACGTTCGTTTTCGCCACGGCGGGCTCGGCTCTGGGCGCCCATCCCGTACAGGATGTGGCGCTGGTGGCGTCCGACGGGGGCCTGTTCCTGCTGATTTTGGCATTAGGCCTGGTCAACACCGTGTTGCCGTACATTCTCTACAACAATGGCCTCAAGCATATGGACACGGGTAAGGCGGCCATTCTTGCGACGATTGAGCCAGTGGCGGCCACTTTGTTCGGCATCGCGTTTTTCGGAGAAGTTCCCTCGCTGGCAGGCGTTATCGGCATGGCAATGGTCATCGGCGGCATCGTGCTACAGTCTTTGTCCGAAGGCCGCGACGGCGAAGCAATCAATCGGTAA
- a CDS encoding Maf family protein yields MAQSFDIFLASGSPRRRELLTREGVDFSVRTAEVDEYLTIDERRDPEQAAKSLAERKARASVEALLNQDGYTGMAAVIAADTMVVLDGEIYGKPVDEDDAMRMLGELSGRTHQVITGVSVWLMHAPADNPEELSLGFRSFAETSHVRFKDLDEGIIAWYVGTGEPMDKAGAYGIQGLGGDLVADVRGDFDNVVGLPVKRLVADFADVFGLEE; encoded by the coding sequence ATGGCACAGAGTTTCGATATCTTTCTGGCAAGCGGCAGCCCGCGCCGCCGCGAGCTTCTGACGCGCGAGGGCGTGGACTTCTCGGTCCGCACTGCCGAGGTTGACGAGTATTTGACCATCGACGAGCGTCGCGATCCTGAACAGGCTGCAAAGTCGTTGGCCGAACGCAAGGCCCGCGCATCGGTGGAAGCCCTGCTCAACCAGGACGGATACACCGGCATGGCGGCGGTCATCGCGGCGGACACCATGGTGGTGCTCGACGGCGAAATTTACGGCAAGCCTGTCGACGAAGACGACGCCATGCGTATGCTGGGCGAGCTGTCCGGACGAACGCACCAGGTCATTACGGGCGTTTCGGTGTGGCTGATGCATGCGCCGGCAGATAATCCCGAGGAGCTGTCGCTGGGCTTCCGCAGTTTCGCCGAAACGAGCCACGTGCGTTTCAAAGACCTGGACGAAGGGATTATCGCTTGGTACGTGGGTACGGGCGAGCCCATGGACAAGGCGGGTGCCTACGGCATCCAAGGTCTCGGCGGCGATTTGGTGGCCGATGTCCGCGGCGACTTCGACAACGTGGTCGGCCTGCCGGTAAAACGGCTGGTGGCGGACTTCGCCGACGTGTTCGGATTGGAGGAATAA
- the tilS gene encoding tRNA lysidine(34) synthetase TilS: protein MAERMALIDRVRTLIDDRSMVRTGSPVLLMVSGGSDSTALAYAAAELRDEGRLGTVTMLHVNHKLRGEASDGDAAFTRRLSAHLGIPLFDCEIDVPALLANGGNMEATAREERYRAVREALESTCSHTGYDLEDASAFTGHTADDRVESYFMRTIVGTGPGGLRAMSHVSWVNGCRICRPLLECSRDELREYIRSRPGAIADELGNLWREDATNGDTDHFRSYVRHELVPRAMERNPQLLATLTRTMNQIADEDDMLIARTKDLLVRFGVPLGSSPREGFIMSPEIGMEPKAMQRRVVYRLLSLMLPPTARIESASVEACVEAIGNHGYVANIQGDIAVSFNKHGLRLEPMAAFRARRNRV from the coding sequence ATGGCCGAACGGATGGCGCTGATCGACCGCGTCCGTACGCTGATCGACGATCGGTCTATGGTAAGGACGGGCTCGCCAGTGCTGCTTATGGTAAGCGGCGGGTCGGACTCGACGGCTCTGGCCTACGCCGCCGCCGAGCTGCGCGACGAAGGCCGACTGGGCACGGTGACCATGCTGCACGTGAACCACAAGCTGCGGGGCGAAGCCTCCGACGGCGATGCTGCGTTCACCCGTAGACTTTCCGCTCACCTGGGCATTCCTCTGTTCGATTGTGAAATCGACGTGCCGGCGCTGCTAGCTAACGGCGGCAATATGGAAGCCACCGCGCGCGAGGAGCGTTACCGCGCCGTGCGGGAGGCCCTGGAAAGCACCTGTTCACACACGGGGTATGACCTGGAGGACGCCAGCGCGTTCACGGGACACACCGCTGACGACAGGGTGGAAAGCTACTTCATGCGGACCATCGTGGGCACGGGACCCGGCGGGTTGCGCGCCATGAGCCACGTCTCGTGGGTCAACGGCTGTCGCATCTGCAGACCGCTGCTGGAGTGTTCCCGTGATGAGCTGCGGGAATACATTCGCAGCCGTCCGGGTGCCATCGCCGACGAACTGGGCAACCTATGGCGCGAGGACGCCACCAACGGCGATACGGACCATTTCCGCTCGTACGTGCGCCATGAGCTGGTGCCGCGTGCCATGGAGCGCAATCCGCAGCTGCTGGCCACGCTGACGCGCACGATGAACCAGATCGCCGACGAAGACGACATGCTGATCGCCCGCACGAAGGACCTTCTGGTACGTTTCGGAGTGCCGCTGGGGTCGAGCCCCAGAGAAGGGTTCATCATGTCGCCCGAAATCGGAATGGAGCCGAAGGCCATGCAGCGCCGTGTGGTGTATCGCCTGCTCAGCCTCATGCTGCCTCCTACGGCGCGCATCGAATCGGCCAGCGTGGAAGCCTGCGTGGAGGCCATCGGAAACCACGGGTACGTGGCCAACATCCAGGGCGACATCGCCGTCTCCTTCAACAAGCACGGCCTGCGCCTGGAACCCATGGCGGCCTTCCGAGCCCGTCGCAATCGCGTCTAA
- a CDS encoding MBL fold metallo-hydrolase: MSESENMPIKVGDAGALEVIDENIVKLCADPEIYKIIVPFENYSTSATNCYVIRDAGEVLIVDTGAPTDEACEVLVESLGKLGVDPHKASYFLTHFHLDHAGLVDRLVDRSMPLYLSYADFIHMVRARTVSYRNEVIERMGKENIADSHEEYTMRFGVGLDSFDEHGRNLHLMEEGDVIKVGTLELQVMLTAGHTPGHLSLYEPKSRSLFCGDHILFVISPGLALRPDFDNTLDTYISNLRRVQELAPVRLLYSHGRLRGDWNERIEWLIKHHLDRVEEAQGIIERAPGMFGKQIIQTIKWNVPYDNWEDIPVMQRWCILEEGIVFLDYLVNRGSIIREEDESGLYRYYASH; the protein is encoded by the coding sequence ATGTCTGAGTCTGAAAACATGCCAATCAAAGTCGGCGATGCCGGTGCGCTCGAGGTGATCGACGAGAACATCGTCAAACTGTGCGCCGACCCGGAAATATACAAGATTATCGTTCCCTTCGAGAACTATTCGACCAGCGCGACGAACTGCTATGTGATTCGCGACGCAGGTGAGGTCCTGATTGTGGACACGGGCGCCCCCACCGACGAAGCGTGCGAGGTGCTCGTCGAAAGCCTGGGCAAACTGGGCGTAGACCCTCACAAGGCGTCGTATTTCCTGACCCACTTCCATCTGGACCACGCTGGCCTGGTGGACCGCCTGGTCGACCGCAGTATGCCGCTGTACCTGAGCTATGCCGACTTCATCCACATGGTGCGCGCCCGCACGGTTTCGTACCGCAACGAGGTTATCGAGCGCATGGGTAAGGAAAACATCGCCGACAGCCACGAGGAATACACCATGCGGTTCGGTGTTGGCCTGGACAGCTTTGACGAACACGGCCGCAACCTGCACCTGATGGAGGAAGGCGACGTCATCAAGGTGGGCACGCTAGAACTGCAGGTCATGCTCACGGCTGGCCACACGCCGGGCCACTTGTCGCTTTACGAGCCTAAGAGCCGCAGCCTGTTCTGCGGCGATCACATTCTGTTCGTCATCTCGCCGGGCCTGGCCCTGCGACCCGATTTCGACAACACGTTGGATACCTACATCTCCAACCTGCGCCGCGTGCAGGAACTGGCTCCGGTCCGGCTGCTGTACTCACACGGTCGCCTGCGGGGCGACTGGAACGAACGCATCGAGTGGCTGATCAAGCACCATCTGGACCGCGTCGAGGAGGCACAAGGCATTATCGAGCGTGCGCCTGGCATGTTCGGCAAGCAGATCATCCAAACCATCAAATGGAACGTGCCTTACGACAACTGGGAAGACATTCCTGTCATGCAGCGCTGGTGCATCCTGGAGGAAGGCATCGTTTTTCTGGATTATCTGGTCAATCGGGGGAGTATCATCCGCGAGGAAGACGAATCGGGTTTGTACCGTTATTATGCATCACATTAG
- a CDS encoding ACT domain-containing protein, which translates to MNKAIITVVGKDTVGIIARVCTYLSEHQVNVLDISQTIIDGFFNMMMIVDYTNATVEFATMVDEMEELGEQIGVRIRCQREEIFTKMHRI; encoded by the coding sequence ATGAACAAGGCCATCATCACGGTCGTCGGCAAGGACACGGTGGGCATCATCGCACGTGTCTGCACCTATCTCTCCGAGCACCAAGTCAACGTTCTGGACATCTCCCAGACCATCATCGACGGGTTCTTCAACATGATGATGATCGTTGATTACACCAATGCCACTGTCGAATTCGCCACCATGGTCGACGAGATGGAAGAGCTGGGCGAACAGATCGGCGTGCGCATCCGCTGCCAGCGCGAGGAAATCTTCACGAAGATGCACCGCATTTAG
- a CDS encoding PFL family protein — translation MLNIMEVHETNKMIEQEKLDVRTITMGISLLDCEGSTVDELCESIYKKITTYAKDLVSTGQAIEREFGIPIVNKRISVTPISLVGARVCKCPEDFVKIIHALDRAACDMGVNFLGGYSALVSKAMTPAERMLIESIPQALAETERVCASVNVGSTKTGIDMDAVRLMGEIVKKTAEATADRDSLGCAKLVVFCNAPDDNPFMAGAFHGVTEGDVVINVGVSGPGVVKKALEAARGESFEVLCETIKKTAFKITRIGQLVAQEASRRLGVPFGIIDLSLAPTPAVGDSVGEILEEIGLEQVGAPGTTAALALLNDQVKKGGIMASSYVGGLSGAFIPVSEDKNMIDAATAGVLTLEKLEAMTCVCSVGLDMIAVPGDTPATTIAGIIADEAAIGMINQKTTAVRLIPVIGKGVGEVAEFGGLLGWAPIMPVNPKGCETFVTRGGRIPAPVHSFKN, via the coding sequence ATGCTGAACATAATGGAGGTCCACGAGACCAACAAGATGATCGAGCAGGAAAAGCTCGACGTCCGCACCATCACGATGGGCATCAGCCTTCTGGATTGCGAGGGCAGCACCGTCGATGAGCTGTGCGAATCCATCTACAAGAAGATCACCACTTACGCGAAGGACCTGGTCTCCACGGGCCAGGCCATCGAGCGCGAGTTCGGCATTCCCATTGTGAACAAGCGCATTTCCGTCACGCCCATCTCGCTGGTGGGCGCCCGCGTGTGCAAATGCCCGGAGGACTTCGTCAAGATCATCCACGCGCTGGACCGTGCCGCATGCGATATGGGTGTGAACTTCCTCGGCGGCTATTCAGCCCTGGTCAGCAAGGCCATGACCCCGGCCGAACGCATGCTGATCGAGTCGATTCCCCAGGCTCTGGCCGAAACCGAGCGTGTGTGCGCCAGCGTCAACGTGGGCTCCACGAAGACCGGCATCGATATGGATGCCGTGCGTCTCATGGGCGAGATTGTGAAGAAGACTGCCGAAGCCACCGCCGACCGCGACTCGCTGGGCTGCGCCAAGTTGGTTGTGTTCTGCAACGCGCCTGATGACAACCCGTTTATGGCGGGTGCTTTCCATGGTGTGACCGAGGGCGACGTCGTCATCAACGTGGGCGTTTCCGGCCCGGGCGTTGTGAAGAAGGCTCTGGAAGCCGCCCGTGGCGAGAGCTTCGAGGTGCTGTGCGAAACCATCAAGAAGACCGCGTTCAAAATCACCCGCATCGGCCAGCTGGTCGCCCAAGAGGCGAGCCGCAGGCTGGGCGTGCCTTTCGGCATCATCGACCTTTCGCTGGCGCCGACCCCTGCCGTGGGCGACTCCGTCGGCGAAATCCTCGAGGAAATCGGCCTGGAGCAGGTGGGCGCACCCGGCACTACCGCGGCGTTGGCCCTGCTCAACGACCAGGTGAAAAAGGGCGGCATCATGGCGTCCAGCTACGTGGGCGGCCTGTCTGGCGCGTTCATCCCCGTGTCCGAGGACAAGAACATGATCGACGCCGCCACCGCCGGCGTGCTCACGCTGGAGAAACTCGAGGCCATGACCTGCGTGTGCTCTGTGGGCCTGGATATGATCGCTGTTCCCGGTGACACGCCTGCGACCACCATCGCCGGCATCATCGCAGATGAGGCCGCCATCGGCATGATCAACCAGAAGACGACCGCGGTCCGCCTGATTCCCGTTATCGGCAAGGGCGTCGGCGAGGTCGCCGAATTCGGCGGATTGCTCGGCTGGGCTCCCATCATGCCGGTGAACCCGAAGGGCTGCGAGACTTTCGTCACCCGCGGCGGACGCATCCCGGCGCCGGTCCACAGTTTCAAGAATTAA
- a CDS encoding TrmH family RNA methyltransferase has translation MSFVEVETLDDPRLDAYARLTEAQLRNKLEPEKGIFIAESLKVIDRALAGGMVPLSVLMTPEWMDAAADMLERIQQAGEGGADVPIYVGPADELQKLTGFKLTRGILCAMRRPKMPSAEDLLATCRNGGPARRVAVLEGIVDHTNVGAIFRSAAALNVDAVLVTPTCCDPLYRRAVRVSMGTVFQVPWTRLGEDVHDWPGQGLERLHALGFKTAAMALSDDSVSLGDPTLAAEEKLALVFGTEGDGLSPRTIATCDYTVRIPMSHGVDSLNVAAASAVAFWELCAR, from the coding sequence ATGTCGTTTGTCGAGGTAGAAACGTTGGACGACCCTCGGTTGGACGCCTATGCGCGTTTGACCGAGGCGCAGCTGCGCAACAAGCTGGAACCTGAAAAAGGCATCTTCATCGCTGAAAGCCTCAAGGTCATCGACCGGGCACTTGCGGGCGGTATGGTGCCCCTGTCTGTGCTGATGACGCCCGAGTGGATGGACGCCGCCGCCGACATGCTCGAACGTATCCAGCAGGCGGGGGAGGGCGGCGCCGACGTACCTATATATGTAGGGCCTGCCGATGAACTGCAGAAACTGACTGGCTTCAAGCTGACTCGGGGTATTCTGTGCGCCATGCGGCGTCCGAAGATGCCGAGTGCCGAAGACCTGCTTGCCACCTGCAGAAACGGAGGACCGGCCCGTCGGGTGGCGGTGCTGGAAGGCATCGTCGACCACACGAATGTCGGAGCCATTTTCCGTTCGGCGGCCGCGCTCAACGTGGATGCGGTTTTGGTCACGCCGACGTGTTGCGACCCGCTTTATCGTCGTGCCGTGCGCGTTTCCATGGGTACTGTGTTTCAGGTGCCATGGACCCGTTTGGGTGAAGATGTGCACGATTGGCCTGGTCAGGGACTTGAACGGCTGCATGCTTTGGGGTTCAAGACGGCTGCCATGGCCCTGTCCGACGATTCCGTATCCTTGGGAGATCCCACCTTGGCTGCCGAGGAGAAGCTGGCATTGGTATTCGGGACCGAAGGGGACGGGTTGAGTCCTCGCACGATTGCGACCTGCGATTATACGGTCCGCATTCCGATGTCGCATGGTGTGGACAGCCTCAATGTGGCTGCCGCCAGCGCTGTGGCGTTCTGGGAACTCTGCGCACGGTAA
- a CDS encoding co-chaperone GroES, translating to MNLKPLGDRVIVKRDEAETATASGLLIASSAKEKPQTGIILAVGEGKLDKDGKLIPVPVKEGDRVLYGKFGGSEITVDGEEVLILRADDLYAVYTD from the coding sequence ATGAATCTGAAACCTTTGGGAGATCGCGTTATCGTCAAGCGCGACGAAGCTGAAACCGCTACCGCCTCTGGCCTGCTGATTGCTTCTTCGGCAAAGGAGAAGCCCCAGACCGGCATCATCTTGGCTGTCGGCGAAGGCAAACTGGACAAGGACGGCAAGCTCATTCCTGTTCCTGTGAAGGAAGGCGACCGCGTTCTGTACGGCAAGTTCGGCGGCTCCGAAATCACCGTTGACGGTGAAGAAGTCCTGATTCTGAGGGCTGACGACCTGTACGCCGTGTACACCGACTAA